Genomic segment of Paenibacillaceae bacterium GAS479:
GTGCTTGTTAACGCTCCGGCCCAGCGCGAGGGGCTAGACTATGAAGCGGTCAAAGAAGCTTACGCTGACCGAGTCATTCGTAGCCTGGAGCAGCGAGGACTCCAGGGCTTGTCAGAGGCGATACGCCCGGAGGAGGGAGGGTTCCGCCGAATTCTGACACCGGATGATCTGGCCCAGCGCACCGGGGCGTGGCGCGGGACGATTTACGGCATGTCGTCGAATCGCTTCCGCCAAGCGTTTTTCCGTTTTCCGAGCCGGGACCACGATATTCGAGGACTTTGGTACGTTGGCGGCTCGACCCATCCCGGCGGCGGCACACCGATCGTCACGATCGGCGGACGGCTCGTCGCGGAGCGGCTTATGGAGGAAATAGAACGATCTTGAGGCGCCCCCTAGCTTGATCGATTCCAAGGATAGGATGAAACTTTTATACCGTAAATAACGTACTCATCTTCAGTTCCATTCCTCTGCCAGCATGCTCCATTACTGCCAGGGGCTAGCGGGATGGGAAACTTCAGCTATAGGGGAGTGTTCGGAAGATGTCGTTTTTCAAAAATATGATGGCTTCAATGGGGATTGGCGCAGCCCAAGTAGATACAGTGCTGGAGGTGCCTAACAGCGGCGTTAGGCCTGGCGATACGATCCACGGAAGGATCGTCGTCAGCGGAGGTTCGGTGGCGCAGCAAGTCAACGGCATTGAACTGCTCATCATGACGAGCTACATCAAGGAAGTCAACGATTCGAAGGTTCGCGAAAACGCTGCTCTAGCTCGTCTGCAACTGCGTGAGTCGTTTGAAATTGGAGCTGGCCAACGCGAGGAATTCGAATTTGACCTGGCGCTTCCGCTCTTCACGCCAATTACGGCTGGCGGCACGCAAGTTTGGGTCAAAACGTCGCTGGACATCGCCAGCGCGCTCGACGCTGGAGACAACGATTACATCAAAGTGTTGCCGCACCCGCTCGTTGAGGAGATTCTTGATGCGGTGGATCATCTGGGATTCCGCACCCGCGAGGTGGAGTGCAAGTATGCTGCCCACTCCCGTTATGGGACTCCTATTCTGCAAGAATTCGAGTTCGTGCCACGGACGCGCAACTTCGGGCGGTTGGATGAGCTGGAAATGGTGTTCATCCCCTCAGAAGGTTATGTGGATGTGATCATGGAGGTTGATCGTCGCTCGGGCGCCTTCTCCGAATGGCTCGGCACGGATGAGTCGCGTACCGCATTCCGGCTGAATGAATCCGAGATTCGCAGAGGCACGGATGCCCTGTCACAGGTATTGGAAAATAGAATCCGCAGCTTTATGTAATATTGTTATCCCATATAAAAGGCCTCTTCCCAGGTTGGGGAGAGGCCTTTTTCGCTTGTTCCGGTACTTAATCAAGCTGCCGGCTGCTGCGTCTATCCCTTTGCATACAGTGCTTTATGCTAGTTTAACAGCAAAGCAGGAGGAAGCCCGAGCCAAGCTCAGCTTCCTCCTGCTTTTTGTGAAGTTCCTATCGGGTGGCTTCGGCGCTAGCGAAACTGGGAGCGTCTGAGCTTGTCCATGCACACTAGCGGAAACTGAGAGCGTCTGAGCTTGTCCATGCACACTAGCGGAAACTGAGAGCGTCTGAGCTTGTCCATGCACACTAGCGGAAACTGAGAGCGTCTGAGCTTGTCCATATACGTACTAATCGAAACTGGGAGCGCCAGAGCTTGCCTTGCCCATGCTAACCAAAACTCTTTGCTCCTGAGGTCGTCCATGCACATACTAACGGAACTGAGAGCGCTTATTTCCTCTCCAAACAGGCTACATATGAGCTAACGAAACTGAGAAGCGTTATATTGGTCAAAAACGTAATATTACTGTGAAATCCCCCCCATAGCGTCTCTCAGTTTCGTTACGTCTCGAAAACCCTCCATTTTGCTGAAATAAGGCTTCTCAGTTCCGTTACGCATGGAGGTGCATGAATTCATGGCCAAATGAAGCTTAAAGCGGCTCAGATTCGAAAACAATTCAGCGCCATCAAACTGGGCGGCCTACATATCCTTGGGGCCGTCTCCTTTTTCGCTTGTTCCGGTACGTACTTGTTTCAGCCTGCGGCATTGACCCGTCAGCCCTGGGCAGGCTGAAGGGTCAATGCCGCATATTGTCGATATAGCTCACTTGCGATCGGTCCTGGCGAGCCGTTACCAATGGAGCCGTGGCCATGCACGCGAACAACGGGAACAAGCTCGACGCCACTGCTTGTCAGGAACGCTTCATCGGCAGCAAGCAGATCGTCCGGTGAAAACGCCTCCTCAATGAACGGGATGCCGGCAGCGTCCGCAATCCGCCGTATCGCCTCGCGCGCGATTCCGCCTAAAATGCGGTTTGAGAGCGGATGCGTTCGGATGGCTCCATTTTGAACGAGGTAGAAATTGGCGCTTGAACCCTCCGTTATAATCCCGTCCCGCACAAACACCGCTTCAAAACAGCCCTGCTCAACGGCGGCTTGCTTAGCCAAAATGTTTGGCAACAGGTTGAGCGACTTGATGTGGCAGTTCAGCCAGCGCTCGTCCGGGTGCAGCAATATTCCTACGCCTTCCTGACGTGTAGCAGGAGGCAGCTCCCTCCATGGCTTGATTGTCAGCGATAGTGAGGAGGGCACAGTTGGAAAAGGGTGGTTGCGAGGCGCGATGCCTCTGGTCACCTGCAAATAAATGTCCCCGTTGGACAGCCCGCTACGCAGCATGAGCTCGTCCATGATTCCTTTCAGCACTTTCCGGCTTTGGCCGATTTCGATGCGAATCAGATCTGCACTGCGGTAGAGCCGATCGAGATGCTCCTCTAGCATGAATGGCTGCCCTTCATACACTCGAAAAAACTCATACACACCGTCGCCGAATTGATGGCCGCGCTCCTCGATCGGCAGCACGGGCTCGTCTAACGCGGCAAAGCGGCCGTTAAAATAAGCTAAGCTCATGAATATTGGCTCCTCCTTGGCTCCTTGGCATTGGCATTGGATTCAGTTAAGCGGGACGGCCAGCTCCAGTCCGTTGGCTCAATTGGCTGGCGTCCAGCTCTGCGTGGACGGGTTCATAAATCCAGCATACTCCAACCGAAACTCAGGAACAAACGGATTGTCGACTGCGGCAACAAACGGGCTTGATCCGATAAGCCGCCAATCTGTTGCAACCAAAATTTTTCTGGGCACGTCTGGAAATAAAGGGGAATCCGAATAGGGTTATCGCCAGCAAGGTAGGAAGGGAGCGAGCGAGAAAGATGGGTGATATCATCTGGATCAACGGAGCGTTTGGCTCAGGAAAGACACAAGCAGCGTGGGAGCTGCACCGGCGGTTGCCTGGTTCTTATGTGTACGATCCAGAGAATGCGGGTTATTTTATCCGTGATAATTTACCTGCAGACTTGTTAAAAGAAGACTTCCAGAAGTTTGAAATGTGGCGGCAGTTCAACTATTTTATGCTAGATTATATAGCTGCGCATTATGAGGGGATAATCCTTGTCCCGATGACGGTACCTGATCCGGTGAAATTCGACGAAATGGCCGGTCGGCTGCAAAGGGAAGGCCGGTCAATGCAGGCGTTTGTCCTCTGGGCATCGAAGGAAGTGTTGCTACATCGACTGAGTTTACGAGGTGAAAACAGCAGCTCATGGGCGGCTCTGCAGATCGAACGCTGTCTGCATGGGTTAAAATCGCCCGAACTGGGCCGTCGCATCGAGACGGAAAAGCTGCCCGTGCCGGACGTTGCGAATCGTATTGCAGAGTTGGCGGGATTGAAGCTTCATTCCTGAGCCTGTGGCTCCGCTACTTCTTTTTCACTCTGAGGCAAGTACAGGAAAAAAATAGGCACGAAATCAAACTCCCGACGTACATAGGATGACTGGGCTCATAACAGAGGCCCTCGGGGAATGAACAACGAGCGGAGGAAGCAAGCAAATGAAAAAAAGTACGAAATGGATCTGGATTACAGTAATGCTTGTTCTGCTGGCCGTAATCGGAGGCTGCACAGCCTGGTATTTTACGACCGAACAGGGCGAGCGTAAGATAAAGTCCTGGAAATCCAACAACGCTGGCGGCTTGGAGCGAACTGTAAAGGTCTATGATCAGAACGGTAAGCTGCTGGAAGAATACGAGGGGCGTATCGATATCCAGGACACGGAATACGGCAATAAAATACTGTTTGATCTGAATGGGAAACGAGTCGTCATTTATAACGCAACTGTAATCATCGAAGAAAAGTAAAGAAATAATACTGGCTTCGCTCATGCGCAGGTTTCCCCTTACTTCGACACTCGTACTGGGTTACACTTGGTATGCCTGTACCCTGCTTGGCTTTGCCCTTAGGCAGCGGTTAACTTGAACAATGGTTGTCTGTATCGGTAAGGAAAAGGAGGATGCCGGTGGAACTTTTCGCTGCTCTAATGTTTCTGCTGATTTATGCTCTCGTCGTTGGGGTTTTCCTCTACCGAATTCGTAAAAGAACCTTCCGTCAGCTTCTTAAAGAGAACGCCGGGCTGATGGCGTTGGTGCTGATTCAATTACTTATTTTCGATGGCAATATTTTTCTGAAGGTAGCCCTTGGCAGTGTTATTCTCGCTGTATTTGCTGTCGGATGGCTGCTGGAGGAGAGAGGCAGGCAGCGAGGACAGCCTTGAGGCTGGATCGTTAACGGTCCAAAGCGAGGCTTTGGAATTAATTGAAAATTTTGAAACCTCTTAAAAGCTTTGAAAGCGCTATACCAACATATTCCCCAGGAAATATCCTCCACAATGGGGAACAAGTTATGAACTTCCCGGCATACGGGAGGAAAACTGGCGCTCCTGTCGAATGATATTACCAGGCATTACCGTTCACTCCCTTTTGGAGCGGCTGTACCTGCACTTCGCGTAGCGATGACCTGTAGCAAATCGGGCATGTCGGTGGCAGCCGCGCTGAGGACAAGAACAGCCTTTAACCAAGAAGTCCGGCATATGCCGGCGAGAAAACCGCTCTCCTGAGGAGAGACGAGGAGGAAATAAAGGTGAAGGTACATTTTCAGGTAGGAAACGACAACGGCAATAGCGAGCATGATCTGTTTGTAGACGGCAAAATGATTCGCCAGCCTAACGTATGCTGTCGGGTGGACAAGCTTCCATGGAGCGACGAGCTTCCACCGGAAAGCTTTATCCGCAACCTGCAAGACCAGCTGATTGTAACGATTGACTCCCCCGCGGCGCGTCCCGGGATGTACTATATCGGCAAGTTTGCGCTGATGAGCGGCGAGCTGCTGGAAAACCTGCAAATCGGCATCGACAACAAGGCGGACATGGATCTGCCGATCATCAACACGCTGGCGCAAGTGGCGGCGGTTGCCGTGCAACGCGCCTATGACGAAGCGAAAGGCGTAACGACCGAACCGATCGAAGTTACAGTCGACATGGCTACGGCGCTTCCAGTGACGCAGCATACCGACGAGAGTGCGGCTAAGTTTGAAGCCAAATTCATGGAGGGTACGCATCGCGTGACCGTCCACCTGAACAAGGTGCGGGTAGCGGTCAACATTGTGTTCGACTATGTCAAAGCAATTCCGGAAGCTACGCCAGTTGTATTCGCGCTCCAAAAAGATCGCGAGGGCGCTTGGCGCTCTGGGGATATTTTTGCCGAATTCGTGGAGGCTTATGATCTCGACCAGAAATTTAATGGTGCTTACTTCAAGGACAAGCGTATTCTGCATACGGATATCGGTGACGGTTCGACAGAATATCCGATTACGGAAGGGAATAAGTTCCTGCGCCAGTTCGTGCATGGCAGCCATCACGGCGCTGGTTATGCGATCGAGGAAGCGCTGGACGACTTCAACAAGCTGGTTTATTTGCCGGACAGCCCGCGCCAATTTTTCAGTGATGTGATCAAAAATTCACAGCATAAATACCATAACCGTGCGATTCAGACGCTTCGCCGTCCGCTTGAGGGACAAGCTCGTCATATCGTACAAAACATCCGTAAGCAACTGACAAAAGCGCGGAATGAGATCGACGTCATTTGCGTGTACGGCGGCGGTAGCGTGCTGATGAAGCCGATTTTGCAGCCAATGCTGATCGAGCTTTGCGAAGAGCGCGAAATCAAGCTGTTGTACATTCCGGCTGAGCATGCGGTTACGATGAATGCCGAAGGTCTGGACGCTTTTGTTCGCGGTAAGATCTTCGAGGCGCTGAAGTCCAAAGGGATTAAGCAGCCGGTTTAATCACGGGGGGTGAGACCGGGTGAAGAAGATCAAGCAACCCGGAGAGAATATCAGCCTGAAAACGAAAAAGAATGAGTCGACTGAAGTGATGGACTGGATCAACGGCCAGTCCAACCTGATGGACTCAATTCGCTATCTGGTTGAAAATGAGATCCGCGAGCATGGCGTGCGGAATCTGCAATTGTTTATTCCTGCCGAGAGGGGAACTCTCGTGGCCGGAACAGCGGCAGGCCGCGCTGCGCATGGCGCAGCCGGCAGCGAGGTGGGCGGCGCGGCAGTAGCCGCCGCCGTAGCAGCTCCGGCGCAGCCGGAGCCCGCGGCGGAGACGCCGCAGGCTGCGGCGCGCGAAGCCGCTGCAGCCGCGCGCGAGAGCGCCGCGGCCGCTGAGGCGCCTGCGGACGGGGACAACGTCCCGTCCGCGGAGCGGGAGCTGGCGGCGGCAGGCATCGCCGCCGGTGCAGTTGCGGCGGGCGAAGCGCCGCCGCAGGACCTGCCGCAGCAGCCTGCTGCGGCAGAGCTGGAGCCGGAGCCCGCCAAGGCGGCTCCGGTGGAAGATGATATCGATGACGATGACATCGATAGCTGGATGTAACCGCGCGTGGCGTTAGCCCGCGCGGCAGGGCCCTTGTACCGCCGCGCTAAGTTCGCGGCGGCACAAGGGCTTTTTTTTACCCAAAAGCCCAGCATGACCTCTCCGTTCCTCGCAAAATCCGCTTCATACCACTCGATTGAGCTCAGTACGCTCGGAGATTTAGTAGCTTTCCAGCTTGGCTCCATCCCAGACATGGTCACATCGGACTCAAAAGCAGACGATCCGGACACTTTGCTCCAGTCAAACATAATATTGCCGCGCTTAACAAAAACTTTGGTGAGAATCCTCATTTTTCTTTTGCAGTTCCAGCCGTTAAGTTGTAAACTAACCTGTAGAAGTTCCGGGCCGTATACGGGCCGACAACGCATAGACCGGGAAAGCGTCCGATCTCGTCGTTCGCTGCCGGTGCAGAAGGTTGAAGCTGTCATGGAGCGGCCCCTTACCGTGATTTGTGAAATTTGGTACAAAGCCTTC
This window contains:
- a CDS encoding sporulation-control protein, translated to MSFFKNMMASMGIGAAQVDTVLEVPNSGVRPGDTIHGRIVVSGGSVAQQVNGIELLIMTSYIKEVNDSKVRENAALARLQLRESFEIGAGQREEFEFDLALPLFTPITAGGTQVWVKTSLDIASALDAGDNDYIKVLPHPLVEEILDAVDHLGFRTREVECKYAAHSRYGTPILQEFEFVPRTRNFGRLDELEMVFIPSEGYVDVIMEVDRRSGAFSEWLGTDESRTAFRLNESEIRRGTDALSQVLENRIRSFM
- a CDS encoding D-alanine transaminase: MSLAYFNGRFAALDEPVLPIEERGHQFGDGVYEFFRVYEGQPFMLEEHLDRLYRSADLIRIEIGQSRKVLKGIMDELMLRSGLSNGDIYLQVTRGIAPRNHPFPTVPSSLSLTIKPWRELPPATRQEGVGILLHPDERWLNCHIKSLNLLPNILAKQAAVEQGCFEAVFVRDGIITEGSSANFYLVQNGAIRTHPLSNRILGGIAREAIRRIADAAGIPFIEEAFSPDDLLAADEAFLTSSGVELVPVVRVHGHGSIGNGSPGPIASELYRQYAALTLQPAQG
- a CDS encoding AAA domain-containing protein, which translates into the protein MGDIIWINGAFGSGKTQAAWELHRRLPGSYVYDPENAGYFIRDNLPADLLKEDFQKFEMWRQFNYFMLDYIAAHYEGIILVPMTVPDPVKFDEMAGRLQREGRSMQAFVLWASKEVLLHRLSLRGENSSSWAALQIERCLHGLKSPELGRRIETEKLPVPDVANRIAELAGLKLHS
- a CDS encoding plasmid segregation protein ParM; this translates as MKVHFQVGNDNGNSEHDLFVDGKMIRQPNVCCRVDKLPWSDELPPESFIRNLQDQLIVTIDSPAARPGMYYIGKFALMSGELLENLQIGIDNKADMDLPIINTLAQVAAVAVQRAYDEAKGVTTEPIEVTVDMATALPVTQHTDESAAKFEAKFMEGTHRVTVHLNKVRVAVNIVFDYVKAIPEATPVVFALQKDREGAWRSGDIFAEFVEAYDLDQKFNGAYFKDKRILHTDIGDGSTEYPITEGNKFLRQFVHGSHHGAGYAIEEALDDFNKLVYLPDSPRQFFSDVIKNSQHKYHNRAIQTLRRPLEGQARHIVQNIRKQLTKARNEIDVICVYGGGSVLMKPILQPMLIELCEEREIKLLYIPAEHAVTMNAEGLDAFVRGKIFEALKSKGIKQPV